The DNA sequence TGAGCACCACACAGAAGCCCGGCCGCCGCGTTATTGGCATTATTCCCCGTACCATCGAAGAACACTCCTATCCGCAGGGCTATGCCGATTTTTTCACGAGCCGATGCCGGTTCCTTCCCGTGTTTCTCATACTCAGCCCAACGCTGGGCATGAATATCGACGGGGTCGGTTCCTTTGTTGCGATAGTTTTTAGGCGGGTTGGGAATGTAGCCACTCAATCCTTGATTCCTTCTTCTGATCCTTGAAGAACGGGCCGAAGGGTGACAGCGGAAATCGGGGGGCGCAAGGCGTGGCCGCGTGCCAGCACCTGTGCTCTTTCTCCCTGCCTGCAATGGTGGCGCCCAACCACGAATGATAAGGTTCAGACTCAAAACCAGGGACGACGCCTCGTGCACAAACAATGTCTTGCAGCAGCGATAACCTTCACCATCAGTCTTTCCGCTCTTGCCTCTCCTGTGCCGCAGGAAGAGCTCGAAGAGTGCCAACGAATAGAAAACTCGGCCAAACAGGTCATGAAAACCAGGCAGCAAGGCGTCCCCATGGCTTCGGTGTTGGAACTGGCCGAAGCGGCAGGCAAGCAGAACGAGTATGTGGGTGAGGTGTTCAAGTCGTTGATCCGCGAGGCGTACGAGATTCCTCAGTACACAACCGAGAGCTTGCAGCAGAAAGCGATCAGCGATTTCCATTCCAATTTCTACAAGGCTTGCATCGTGACGGCGGAAAAGAGAGCAAACGCCAACGGCTGAGTTCAACGAACAATCAAGGGAGCAGATTCAGGTAGTGAATCTGCTCCCTTTTTACTGAAGTACTGCCTTAGGCCTTCAGTTCGACGTTATCCAACGCCTGATTCACCGCCAATTCCCCGAGCATCACAATCTGCGCAATCCCTATCGCAGTCTTACGGTGAGCGGGCTCCAGCGTGGCCGCAAAGTTGTTGAGCATTTCGCTGGCCGAGCCTAGGGATTCGCTGGCATTGGCGAGCAGTGATTCGGTGTCATACGCCGGATTGGCCAGGTACATCGGATCGTGTTTGTGGTGACTCC is a window from the Pseudomonas gozinkensis genome containing:
- a CDS encoding DUF6124 family protein; translated protein: MIKPTPNPPETDPVSPYKFPDSRTLNEAAERALDHYLTPQQRVMGSHHKHDPMYLANPAYDTESLLANASESLGSASEMLNNFAATLEPAHRKTAIGIAQIVMLGELAVNQALDNVELKA